A single genomic interval of Shewanella psychropiezotolerans harbors:
- the ispA gene encoding (2E,6E)-farnesyl diphosphate synthase has protein sequence MLVDTITRYQQRVDSQLEKIIDSQTVTDPKLLAAIKHGALLGGKRIRPFLVYAIGDMLSIPLEKLDSCAAAIECVHAYSLIHDDLPAMDDDALRRGQPTVHVAFDEATAILAGDALQALAFEVMCEPINGIAPRQNLAMVRALAKASGYSGMCGGQAMDLSATNKPIDLATLTQLHKLKTGALIRCAVELPMIAAQVSKEEQTLLMEFADAIGLAFQVQDDVLDIISSTEELGKPQGSDCESNKSTYPQLLGLAGAQTTAKSLIEDALSALTKLPYNSQLIAEFARYIIERRV, from the coding sequence GTGTTAGTCGATACGATCACTCGATACCAGCAACGTGTCGATAGCCAGCTAGAAAAGATCATTGATAGTCAAACTGTCACAGACCCTAAACTCCTTGCTGCGATTAAGCACGGCGCCTTACTCGGTGGCAAGCGTATACGACCTTTCTTGGTTTATGCCATCGGCGATATGCTCAGCATCCCACTGGAAAAGCTGGATTCATGTGCCGCCGCTATCGAATGTGTTCACGCGTATTCTCTCATCCATGACGACCTCCCGGCCATGGATGATGATGCGCTCCGCCGCGGACAGCCTACGGTTCATGTAGCCTTCGATGAGGCCACGGCGATTCTGGCAGGCGATGCACTGCAAGCCCTTGCCTTTGAAGTCATGTGTGAGCCTATTAACGGAATAGCGCCTAGGCAAAATTTAGCCATGGTTCGCGCCTTAGCCAAGGCTTCAGGCTATTCGGGTATGTGTGGCGGCCAAGCCATGGATCTAAGTGCCACGAATAAACCAATAGACTTAGCGACGCTCACCCAACTGCACAAATTAAAAACCGGCGCCCTAATACGCTGCGCCGTTGAACTGCCTATGATTGCGGCGCAAGTATCCAAGGAAGAACAGACACTTCTAATGGAGTTTGCCGATGCCATAGGTTTAGCATTTCAGGTGCAAGACGATGTACTGGATATTATCTCTAGTACAGAAGAGCTCGGAAAACCACAAGGTTCTGATTGCGAATCAAACAAAAGTACCTACCCTCAACTACTCGGATTAGCAGGCGCACAGACTACAGCCAAGAGTTTGATTGAGGATGCTCTATCAGCGCTGACCAAATTACCATACAATAGTCAGCTAATTGCCGAATTCGCCCGTTACATTATAGAGCGAAGAGTTTAA
- the dxs gene encoding 1-deoxy-D-xylulose-5-phosphate synthase produces the protein MSLDISQYPVLAQANTPDELRQLPQDLLPQLADELRSFLLKSVGRSSGHFASGLGTVELTVALHYVYNTPFDRLIWDVGHQAYPHKILTGRRDRMHTIRQKGGIHPFPWREESEYDTFSVGHSGTSISAALAMAVAAEKEQAGRKVVSVIGDGAMTGGMVFEAMNHAGDLHNDMLVVLNDNEMSISENVGALNNHLAQLMSGRLYTTIREGSKKVLKGMPVIKEMAKRTEEHLKGMVVPGTMFEELGFNYIGPIDGHDVDALVETMRNMRNLSGPQILHIMTKKGRGYEPAEKDPIGWHAVPKFDPSTFEKPASKPSHPTFSQVFGKWLCDISEQDDKVLGITPAMREGSGMVEFSQRFPKQYFDAAIAEQHAVTLAAGFACEGLKPVVAIYSTFLQRGYDQLIHDVALQKLPVLFAIDRGGIVGADGPTHQGAFDLSFMRAIPNMVIMAPSDENECRQMLYTGYCYKDGPTAVRYPRGSATGEPQVEEMTALPIGKGLIKRQGTKIAILNFGTLLDSSLVAAESLDATVADMRFVKPLDVELVKLLSESHDLLVTVEENAIMGGAGSGVLEELQQLKRPMPVLQIGLPDEFIKHGEQKEILAELRLDSAGILAQIEEYLK, from the coding sequence ATGAGTTTGGATATTTCCCAATACCCTGTGCTTGCACAGGCTAATACCCCAGATGAGCTAAGACAGCTTCCTCAAGACTTGTTGCCACAATTGGCCGACGAGTTAAGAAGCTTTCTGCTGAAATCAGTTGGTAGATCAAGTGGTCACTTCGCTTCCGGACTAGGTACGGTTGAGCTCACAGTGGCCCTTCATTACGTCTATAATACGCCGTTTGATCGTCTGATCTGGGATGTAGGCCACCAGGCTTACCCCCATAAAATCTTAACTGGACGCCGTGACAGGATGCATACCATACGTCAAAAAGGGGGGATACATCCTTTCCCATGGCGTGAAGAGAGTGAGTACGATACCTTCAGCGTCGGTCACTCGGGTACATCGATCAGTGCTGCATTGGCTATGGCCGTTGCCGCAGAGAAAGAGCAGGCCGGACGAAAAGTCGTTTCAGTCATAGGTGATGGTGCCATGACCGGCGGAATGGTATTTGAAGCCATGAACCACGCAGGCGATCTTCACAATGACATGCTGGTCGTGCTTAACGATAATGAGATGTCGATCTCAGAGAATGTGGGCGCACTCAATAATCATCTAGCCCAACTCATGTCTGGTCGATTGTACACCACGATTAGAGAAGGCAGTAAGAAGGTACTCAAAGGCATGCCAGTCATCAAAGAGATGGCAAAGCGCACCGAGGAGCACCTCAAGGGCATGGTTGTCCCAGGCACCATGTTTGAAGAGCTAGGGTTCAACTATATCGGCCCAATCGATGGCCACGATGTCGATGCTTTGGTCGAAACGATGCGCAATATGCGTAATCTGTCCGGACCACAAATTTTACATATCATGACCAAAAAAGGTCGTGGTTATGAACCTGCAGAGAAAGACCCTATCGGCTGGCACGCCGTGCCCAAGTTCGATCCATCAACGTTCGAGAAGCCAGCATCTAAGCCTAGTCATCCGACCTTTTCACAAGTGTTTGGAAAATGGCTGTGTGATATATCGGAGCAAGATGACAAGGTCCTTGGCATCACCCCCGCGATGCGCGAAGGCTCAGGCATGGTTGAATTTTCTCAGCGATTCCCCAAGCAGTATTTCGATGCAGCTATCGCCGAGCAGCATGCCGTCACTCTCGCTGCAGGCTTTGCCTGTGAAGGGCTCAAGCCTGTCGTCGCTATCTATTCGACGTTCCTTCAGCGAGGTTACGACCAGCTGATACACGACGTTGCGTTGCAGAAACTCCCTGTGCTGTTTGCTATAGATCGTGGTGGCATAGTGGGGGCAGATGGCCCGACTCACCAGGGCGCCTTCGATCTGAGCTTTATGCGTGCCATACCCAACATGGTCATCATGGCGCCATCCGATGAAAATGAATGTCGTCAGATGCTCTACACAGGTTACTGCTATAAAGACGGTCCTACTGCCGTGCGTTACCCTCGAGGAAGCGCCACGGGTGAGCCACAAGTCGAAGAGATGACAGCCCTGCCAATTGGCAAAGGTTTGATCAAACGACAAGGCACTAAAATTGCCATACTCAACTTCGGCACACTCTTAGACAGTAGCTTGGTCGCAGCCGAATCTCTCGATGCAACAGTCGCCGATATGCGCTTCGTTAAACCCTTAGATGTTGAGCTGGTCAAACTGCTTAGCGAAAGCCATGATCTGCTTGTCACGGTAGAAGAGAATGCCATCATGGGCGGCGCAGGTTCCGGAGTATTAGAGGAACTGCAACAACTGAAACGTCCTATGCCTGTGTTGCAAATAGGCTTACCGGATGAGTTTATTAAGCATGGCGAGCAGAAAGAGATCTTGGCCGAACTTAGACTCGACAGTGCGGGAATTCTTGCACAAATAGAAGAGTATCTTAAATAA
- the grpE gene encoding nucleotide exchange factor GrpE: MSNESSKAEQEQVDTVVEGEILTADEAETGTDGAGLMDELTQANFRIEELEQALAESQAKVEEQVDSVTRAAASEANIRRRAAQDVEKARKFALEKFANELLPVIDNMERALQGTDAEAEETKAIYEGVELTLKSFISTVDKFGLKVVDPQGEAFNPEHHQAIGMQPSAEFPANTVMMVMQKGYILNERLLRPAMVMVSQGGGSVDTKA; encoded by the coding sequence ATGAGCAACGAATCGAGTAAAGCGGAACAAGAACAAGTCGATACTGTGGTAGAAGGTGAAATTCTAACTGCTGATGAAGCTGAAACTGGCACAGATGGAGCAGGTTTGATGGATGAGTTAACCCAAGCCAACTTTCGTATTGAAGAGTTAGAGCAGGCACTAGCCGAGTCTCAAGCTAAAGTCGAGGAGCAGGTAGACTCAGTGACTCGCGCTGCAGCATCTGAGGCCAATATTCGTCGTCGTGCAGCTCAAGATGTTGAGAAAGCTCGTAAGTTCGCTCTGGAGAAGTTTGCCAATGAGCTACTTCCTGTGATCGATAATATGGAGCGTGCGCTTCAGGGAACAGACGCAGAAGCCGAAGAGACTAAAGCTATCTATGAGGGCGTTGAACTGACACTCAAGAGTTTTATCTCTACCGTGGATAAGTTCGGTCTGAAAGTGGTAGACCCACAAGGTGAAGCTTTCAATCCAGAGCATCACCAGGCTATCGGCATGCAGCCTAGCGCTGAATTCCCCGCGAATACGGTAATGATGGTCATGCAGAAAGGTTACATCTTGAATGAGCGTCTATTGCGCCCTGCTATGGTGATGGTGTCTCAAGGCGGTGGTTCGGTAGATACGAAGGCTTAA
- the nadK gene encoding NAD(+) kinase, whose amino-acid sequence MPKTFQTIGLIGKPNHHGTHLTLKRLHHWLSMQGFDILVEERVAAEVGPQCESVDLLELGERCDLAIVVGGDGNMLGAARVLARFDIGVIGVNRGNLGFLTDLPPDSFENALGEVLNGSFETEFRFLLEAEVHRHGHMKSSNTAVNEAVLHPGKVAHMIEFEVYIDDVFMYSQRADGMIVSTPTGSTAYSLSAGGAILTPNLEALILVPMFPHTLSCRPIVVDACSKIKLVVSPDNGDNLEVSCDGHVALPVLPGDEILIKRSHERLRLIHPKGHNYFHVLRSKLGWGSKLF is encoded by the coding sequence ATGCCTAAAACATTTCAAACTATCGGCCTAATTGGAAAGCCGAACCATCACGGCACCCATCTCACTCTGAAACGTTTACACCATTGGTTGTCTATGCAAGGCTTCGATATATTGGTGGAAGAAAGAGTCGCCGCCGAGGTTGGCCCTCAATGCGAATCAGTCGATCTACTCGAATTAGGTGAGCGATGTGACTTAGCCATCGTCGTTGGCGGTGATGGTAATATGTTAGGTGCCGCTCGAGTACTTGCCAGATTCGACATAGGTGTTATCGGTGTCAACCGAGGTAACCTGGGGTTTCTGACTGACCTTCCTCCCGATTCTTTCGAGAACGCCTTGGGCGAAGTGCTCAATGGCAGTTTCGAAACTGAATTTCGTTTCTTGCTCGAAGCCGAGGTTCATCGCCATGGCCATATGAAGTCCAGTAATACAGCCGTCAACGAGGCGGTACTGCATCCAGGCAAAGTCGCTCATATGATAGAATTTGAGGTCTATATCGATGATGTCTTCATGTACAGTCAACGCGCCGATGGCATGATAGTGTCGACACCGACTGGCTCGACCGCCTATTCGCTTTCTGCTGGCGGAGCCATACTGACACCCAATCTCGAAGCCTTGATATTAGTGCCCATGTTTCCCCACACGCTCTCTTGCCGCCCCATAGTGGTCGATGCTTGTAGCAAGATTAAGTTAGTTGTCTCACCCGACAATGGTGATAATTTGGAGGTGAGCTGTGATGGACACGTCGCCTTACCTGTCCTTCCCGGTGACGAGATATTGATCAAGCGCAGTCATGAGCGACTCAGGCTAATCCACCCCAAGGGCCATAACTACTTCCACGTGCTAAGAAGCAAGTTAGGCTGGGGAAGTAAACTCTTCTAG
- a CDS encoding TonB family protein has protein sequence MMSPIHLLAKPKLLGLTLLIAAPSFLLSATESTPVLGLKSASDISPVSDVAVTFNDSYKAYKHAVTDNDAAAMLQYSAESYELGQQEFGDKSLDTANLALNYATALQHKDKSLDRKSKNERAEKAHQLYLIALSIYETEFGEDSLETIDPLLGAAQTSSDARKAKSQYHHAVGIAEDSERPLLLASVQMSAFNGLKNSEYYDRRVRDYALDAFEIYQEKLPQDALKRVEATYTAGMIWFAERRESKAIPLFEEVITQFSKLNYSHPYELASHARLVELYEKEGDSESSTKHCIAIGSMRPWQENQEQTPLYRINPKYPMSAASTGKEGWVQVAFTVNESGFVTDPKVVNSKGSSGFERASLKALEKWRYAPKFVDGKPVAADSLVQLDFTLDRS, from the coding sequence ATGATGTCACCTATTCATCTTCTAGCTAAACCTAAGCTTTTAGGCCTTACTCTTTTAATCGCTGCCCCAAGTTTTTTGCTTTCAGCCACTGAGTCTACCCCGGTGCTTGGCTTAAAGTCTGCCTCAGATATTAGCCCAGTGTCTGATGTGGCAGTAACCTTCAATGATAGTTACAAGGCGTATAAGCATGCTGTGACAGACAATGATGCTGCTGCAATGCTCCAGTATTCGGCCGAGTCATATGAATTGGGCCAACAAGAGTTCGGTGATAAGAGCTTAGATACTGCCAATCTGGCGTTAAATTATGCGACGGCCTTACAACACAAAGATAAGAGTCTAGACAGGAAGTCTAAAAATGAACGTGCAGAGAAGGCTCATCAGCTTTACCTGATTGCCCTAAGTATTTACGAAACTGAGTTTGGAGAGGACTCTTTAGAGACTATCGATCCTTTACTTGGTGCTGCGCAGACAAGCTCAGATGCAAGAAAAGCCAAATCTCAATATCATCATGCGGTAGGGATAGCCGAAGACAGTGAACGTCCACTACTGTTAGCCAGTGTGCAAATGAGTGCCTTTAATGGGCTAAAAAACTCTGAATACTATGATCGTAGAGTGCGCGATTATGCGCTTGATGCCTTCGAGATTTACCAGGAAAAGTTGCCACAAGATGCTTTGAAAAGAGTGGAGGCGACTTACACTGCTGGCATGATTTGGTTTGCAGAGAGGAGAGAGAGTAAAGCCATTCCACTTTTTGAAGAGGTGATAACCCAGTTCTCAAAACTGAATTACAGCCATCCCTATGAACTGGCGTCACATGCTCGTCTAGTTGAGCTATACGAAAAAGAGGGGGATAGTGAATCTTCAACAAAGCACTGCATCGCAATAGGCAGTATGCGCCCTTGGCAGGAAAATCAAGAGCAAACTCCCCTGTATCGTATCAATCCAAAGTATCCCATGTCAGCAGCTAGCACTGGAAAAGAGGGCTGGGTACAAGTTGCTTTTACTGTCAATGAGTCTGGTTTTGTGACAGATCCCAAAGTGGTTAATTCTAAGGGAAGTTCAGGGTTTGAACGAGCATCCCTAAAGGCGTTGGAAAAGTGGCGCTATGCACCCAAATTTGTTGATGGGAAACCTGTTGCTGCAGACAGCCTGGTTCAATTAGATTTTACCTTAGATAGAAGTTAA
- a CDS encoding CobW family GTP-binding protein produces MIIKPIATNVITGFLGVGKTTLIKRLLADKPVNEKWAVLVNEFGEVGIDAALLGGSGETVEIREVAGGCMCCAAGVPMQVAINQLIAKAKPDRLLIEPTGLGHPREVLKVLSEPHYQNVIKLKSTLCLVDARKVTDARYREHDIFNQQLEVADIILATKADLYTRDSLADLKDYLQQKSLLGPKFNKASSLLTVSMAGVDSAALPHELMTLLNEPAVIPAAKPSKPVSLLTPKTSVFELDYNAGVLEFDERGIVSKSNVGEGAYSCGWVFDPSYEFNFDELLVWVKSLDVLRFKAVVITDEGIAGINLVDGEMTITELDDVMDSRLELISLSQINAKVIEAELISLSRQLSF; encoded by the coding sequence ATGATCATTAAGCCAATTGCCACCAATGTTATTACCGGTTTTCTAGGAGTTGGCAAGACCACGCTAATCAAGCGTCTGTTAGCCGATAAGCCAGTGAATGAGAAATGGGCCGTGCTAGTCAATGAATTTGGTGAAGTGGGCATAGATGCCGCTTTGCTGGGCGGGAGCGGTGAGACTGTGGAAATTCGTGAAGTAGCTGGTGGCTGCATGTGCTGCGCAGCAGGTGTGCCTATGCAGGTTGCCATCAATCAGCTTATCGCTAAGGCAAAGCCAGATAGACTGCTGATAGAACCGACGGGGTTGGGCCATCCAAGGGAAGTGCTTAAGGTGCTCAGTGAGCCTCACTATCAGAATGTGATTAAATTAAAGTCCACCCTGTGTCTGGTCGACGCCAGAAAAGTCACCGATGCACGTTATCGGGAACATGATATTTTCAATCAGCAGCTCGAGGTCGCGGATATCATATTGGCGACTAAGGCCGACCTCTATACCCGAGATAGTTTGGCTGATCTTAAAGATTATCTGCAGCAGAAAAGCCTGCTAGGGCCGAAGTTTAACAAGGCCAGCAGCTTACTCACTGTCAGCATGGCTGGGGTTGATTCTGCGGCATTGCCTCACGAGTTAATGACCCTGTTAAATGAACCTGCGGTCATACCTGCAGCAAAACCCAGTAAGCCAGTATCCTTGTTAACTCCTAAAACCAGTGTGTTTGAGCTCGATTATAATGCCGGTGTATTGGAGTTTGACGAACGTGGCATTGTGTCTAAATCAAATGTGGGCGAGGGAGCTTATAGTTGTGGCTGGGTATTTGACCCAAGTTATGAATTTAACTTCGATGAGCTTCTGGTTTGGGTGAAAAGTTTAGATGTATTACGCTTTAAAGCCGTAGTTATTACCGACGAGGGCATTGCCGGAATTAATCTGGTTGATGGTGAGATGACGATTACCGAGCTAGATGATGTGATGGACTCCCGACTCGAGCTTATCAGTTTGTCGCAGATAAATGCTAAGGTGATAGAAGCTGAACTGATTAGCTTGTCTCGCCAGCTTAGCTTTTAG
- a CDS encoding endonuclease/exonuclease/phosphatase family protein codes for MNFLKTAAAAAISIALLSGCNDETIINNPVEPTPDSTNVRFGTYNLSFDRSSFEQLAAEMALTTPEQEALMEKWFDETLTEDELKVAEKVIQIRNVAAIIQTERPAVLMMGEFNNDGMGENQDAIKGFRLNYLAVPQNGLGTTSDDKKMLEPIQFAYFENFSTNTGLLSEFDLDRNGTVALPGDAWGFGFYHGQYAFGLLSQYPIDTDNIRTFQTFKWKDMPGETNPTITNCEDENNPIPEGMKCGDEWYTAEAWAEKPLSSKNHVDAPILIPTADGEKVVHLLLSHPTPPVFDTLTQNNKMLNRAEIKFWSDYASNADYIYDDAGVKGGLGLDASFVVMGDLNADPENGDGFLDSIQNLMHHERVNVLATDGVYAPNSLGSTECVALGGCGDSTYPDRITSTFGLRVDHAIPSNDLNITDSGVFWPASFEDGYMLMNDERVGKWGNGKDISSDHRLVWIEAEL; via the coding sequence ATGAATTTTCTAAAAACTGCAGCTGCGGCTGCGATCTCGATTGCGTTATTATCAGGATGTAATGACGAAACAATTATCAACAACCCCGTTGAACCTACACCAGATAGCACTAATGTTCGCTTCGGTACTTATAACTTATCATTCGATCGCAGCAGCTTCGAACAACTTGCTGCAGAGATGGCTTTAACCACTCCTGAGCAAGAAGCCTTAATGGAGAAGTGGTTCGATGAAACCTTAACTGAAGACGAACTTAAAGTGGCAGAAAAAGTCATTCAGATCCGTAACGTCGCAGCTATAATCCAGACTGAACGTCCGGCAGTATTGATGATGGGCGAATTTAACAACGATGGCATGGGTGAGAATCAAGACGCTATTAAAGGTTTTCGCTTAAACTACTTAGCGGTACCACAAAATGGTCTAGGGACCACTTCTGATGATAAGAAGATGCTCGAACCGATTCAATTCGCTTATTTCGAGAACTTCTCAACCAACACAGGTCTGCTCAGCGAATTCGATCTAGACCGAAACGGAACTGTAGCACTACCAGGCGATGCTTGGGGCTTCGGTTTCTACCACGGCCAATATGCCTTTGGCTTACTGTCTCAGTACCCAATCGATACTGATAACATCCGCACTTTCCAAACCTTCAAGTGGAAAGACATGCCGGGTGAAACTAACCCAACAATCACTAACTGTGAAGATGAAAACAATCCAATTCCAGAAGGCATGAAGTGTGGCGATGAATGGTATACAGCAGAAGCTTGGGCCGAAAAGCCATTGTCTTCTAAAAACCATGTGGATGCGCCTATCCTAATCCCTACTGCCGATGGTGAAAAAGTGGTTCACTTACTACTCTCTCACCCGACGCCACCCGTTTTTGATACGCTCACACAGAACAACAAGATGCTTAACCGTGCAGAGATTAAATTCTGGAGTGACTATGCATCAAATGCCGACTACATCTATGATGATGCCGGTGTCAAAGGCGGCCTAGGGCTAGATGCTTCTTTCGTCGTTATGGGCGATCTTAACGCCGATCCAGAAAATGGTGATGGCTTCCTCGATTCAATTCAAAACCTAATGCATCATGAACGTGTAAACGTACTGGCAACCGATGGTGTTTACGCGCCTAACAGCCTAGGGTCTACTGAATGTGTAGCACTTGGTGGTTGTGGCGATAGCACCTACCCAGATCGCATCACCAGTACCTTCGGTCTACGTGTCGACCATGCTATTCCGTCAAACGATCTTAACATCACAGACTCAGGCGTATTTTGGCCTGCAAGTTTCGAAGACGGCTACATGCTTATGAATGATGAGCGTGTTGGAAAATGGGGCAACGGCAAGGATATCTCTTCCGATCACCGTTTGGTATGGATTGAAGCTGAGCTGTAA
- a CDS encoding transposase, whose translation MPTPRKSLVSLEDTLFYHCISRCVRKAFLCGVDNYTGQSYEHRRDWVESRLLELSSVFAIDICAYVVMSNHLHLVLRIDVELAKHWSDVEVVTQWQKLFKGDSLNHDFVKGEPLESYQQNIINKRVKEYRLRLMDISWFMRALNEPIARRANAEDKCKGRFWEGRFKSQALLDEAAVLACMAYVDLNPIRAKMAATPETSDFTSIQKRIQAAMKGEQPTSLLPFVGNESKGIAKGVMFSAKDYLQLVDDTGRIVRADKRGYMSQESATILNRLNIPQENWIKLATEFTNIFKGPVGNTQELTAYCEHLERKRRQGAANCHRWLDSA comes from the coding sequence ATGCCGACACCAAGAAAATCATTAGTAAGTTTGGAGGATACATTATTCTACCACTGCATATCTCGTTGTGTTAGAAAGGCTTTTTTGTGTGGAGTCGATAATTATACAGGTCAATCCTATGAGCATAGACGGGATTGGGTTGAAAGTCGCCTACTGGAACTTTCATCTGTGTTTGCCATTGATATTTGTGCTTATGTAGTCATGAGTAATCATTTACATCTCGTGTTACGTATTGATGTGGAGTTAGCTAAGCATTGGTCAGATGTAGAGGTGGTCACCCAATGGCAAAAGCTGTTTAAAGGGGATAGCCTAAATCATGATTTTGTTAAAGGTGAACCACTTGAATCCTATCAACAAAACATTATCAATAAACGAGTAAAAGAGTACCGCTTAAGGCTGATGGACATCTCTTGGTTTATGCGGGCACTCAACGAACCTATCGCTCGTAGAGCTAATGCAGAGGACAAGTGTAAAGGCCGTTTCTGGGAGGGAAGGTTTAAGTCCCAGGCTCTGCTTGATGAAGCAGCAGTACTTGCCTGTATGGCCTATGTAGATTTGAATCCTATCCGTGCCAAGATGGCCGCTACACCGGAAACCTCAGACTTCACTAGTATTCAAAAACGCATCCAAGCTGCCATGAAAGGTGAGCAGCCAACATCACTGCTGCCCTTTGTTGGTAATGAGAGCAAAGGCATAGCTAAAGGAGTCATGTTCAGTGCTAAAGATTATCTGCAACTTGTTGATGATACTGGACGAATAGTCAGAGCTGACAAGCGAGGGTATATGAGTCAAGAGTCGGCTACTATTTTAAATAGACTTAATATCCCGCAAGAAAACTGGATAAAACTGGCCACAGAGTTTACCAATATTTTCAAAGGGCCCGTGGGTAACACTCAAGAGTTAACGGCCTATTGTGAACATCTTGAGCGCAAGCGCCGGCAAGGTGCAGCCAACTGTCATCGATGGCTAGATAGCGCTTAA